The following are encoded in a window of Drosophila simulans strain w501 chromosome 3L, Prin_Dsim_3.1, whole genome shotgun sequence genomic DNA:
- the LOC6738977 gene encoding pupal cuticle protein Edg-78E gives MMSFGKIVVFLILILVQLIHCTRFTAPSLDRTIYYRNTPPDPFGHYSFEFQTTNGITTKGAGNENGAVGVVQFVSPEGIPVTFSYVADANGYQPTGDHIPAIPLHVIRQLEYIRTHPPVDEIRSRRW, from the exons ATGATGTCGTTCGGCAAG ATTGTGGTATTCCTGATCCTAATCCTAGTTCAACTAATTCATTGTACGCGCTTTACTGCGCCATCTTTGGACAGGACCATCTACTACCGGAATACGCCACCCGATCCCTTCGGTCACTACAGCTTCGAGTTCCAGACCACCAACGGCATTACAACCAAGGGAGCTGGTAATGAGAACGGAGCCGTCGGCGTGGTTCAGTTCGTTTCTCCCGAGGGTATACCCGTTACCTTCTCGTACGTGGCCGATGCCAATGGATATCAGCCCACCGGTGATCACATTCCCGCCATCCCGCTGCACGTTATCCGCCAGTTGGAGTACATACGCACGCATCCACCGGTGGATGAGATTCGGTCGAGAcgttggtaa